In Montipora capricornis isolate CH-2021 chromosome 4, ASM3666992v2, whole genome shotgun sequence, a single genomic region encodes these proteins:
- the LOC138047345 gene encoding 9,11-endoperoxide prostaglandin H2 reductase-like isoform X2, with protein MVLSRSLFRVRIVPTVRGRGHYKPRFASKAWKHGQNLNCENIRGKDNQVKLNFYSSSLPSNIMNISSTLPLNDGVKIPILGLGVYQAKSGEETRNAVAWALENGYRQIDTAARYLNEESVGDAIRESNVPREEMFVVTKLYDDDHGFDQTLRAVNDSLGKLGLEYVDLYLMHSPVPDKVVPSWNAMVKLQEQGLIRSIGVSNFGIHHLEELKKHSNVIPSVNQMEVHPFLQEKDVVNYCKKEGIVVQAYSPLTRGKKLGHPSLISLGNNHGKTTAQILLRWCVQNGYVCIPKSSHSSRIEENANIFDFNLSEEEMNILNGLEEGFRTCKPKIQAPWNG; from the exons ATGGTTTTGAGCAGAAGTTTATTCCGTGTGCGGATTGTCCCAACGGTGAGAGGTAGAGGCCATTATAAACCACGGTTTGCAAGCAAGGCTTGGAAACATGG gcaaaatttaaattgtgAAAATATCAGAGGCAAAGACAATCAAGTTAAGCTTAATTTCTACTCCTCGTCGCTCCCATCTAACATCATGAACATCTCTTCAACGTTGCCTCTCAACGATGGCGTGAAAATCCCCATTCTTGGTTTGGGCGTATACCAAGCGAAATCAGGAGAAGAAACTCGAAATGCCGTTGCATGGGCCTTGGAAAATGGCTACAGGCAAATTGATACAGCGGCAAGATACTTGAATGAAGAAAGCGTTGGCGATGCGATAAGAGAAAGTAACGTTCCTAGAGAAGAAATGTTTGTCGTTACAAAGCtttatgatgatgatcatgGTTTTGATCAGACTTTGCGAGCAGTCAACGATAGTTTAGGAAAATTGGGATTGGAATACGTGGACTTGTACCTGATGCATTCACCTGTACCTGATAAAGTTGTACCTTCGTGGAATGCAATGGTCAAACTGCAAGAGCAAGGGCTGATCAG GTCAATTGGTGTATCCAATTTTGGTATTCACCATCTTGAAGAGCTTAAAAAGCACTCAAATGTGATACCATCAGTTAATCAGATGGAAGTTCATCCTTTCTTACAAGAAAAAGATGTAGTTAACTACTGCAAGAAAGAAGGCATTGTTGTCCAGGCATACTCACCACTAACAAGAGGAAAGAAATTAGGACATCCAAGCCTGATATCACTTGGCAACAACCATGGAAAAACCACCGCTCAAATTCTACTGAGGTGGTGTGTACAGAATGGCTATGTTTGTATTCCCAAGTCCAGTCATTCATCCCGAATTGAAGAGAACGCCAACATATTTGACTTTAATTTATCTGAAGAAGAGATGAACATTTTAAATGGACTGGAAGAGGGTTTTAGGACATGCAAACCTAAAATACAGGCACCTTGGAATGGCTAG
- the LOC138047345 gene encoding 9,11-endoperoxide prostaglandin H2 reductase-like isoform X3, protein MTNFLYFSLIFSPSLADDTCDSNRQNLNCENIRGKDNQVKLNFYSSSLPSNIMNISSTLPLNDGVKIPILGLGVYQAKSGEETRNAVAWALENGYRQIDTAARYLNEESVGDAIRESNVPREEMFVVTKLYDDDHGFDQTLRAVNDSLGKLGLEYVDLYLMHSPVPDKVVPSWNAMVKLQEQGLIRSIGVSNFGIHHLEELKKHSNVIPSVNQMEVHPFLQEKDVVNYCKKEGIVVQAYSPLTRGKKLGHPSLISLGNNHGKTTAQILLRWCVQNGYVCIPKSSHSSRIEENANIFDFNLSEEEMNILNGLEEGFRTCKPKIQAPWNG, encoded by the exons ATGACtaactttctttatttttcattgattttctcGCCCTCTTTGGCTGATGACACTTGCGATTCCAACaggcaaaatttaaattgtgAAAATATCAGAGGCAAAGACAATCAAGTTAAGCTTAATTTCTACTCCTCGTCGCTCCCATCTAACATCATGAACATCTCTTCAACGTTGCCTCTCAACGATGGCGTGAAAATCCCCATTCTTGGTTTGGGCGTATACCAAGCGAAATCAGGAGAAGAAACTCGAAATGCCGTTGCATGGGCCTTGGAAAATGGCTACAGGCAAATTGATACAGCGGCAAGATACTTGAATGAAGAAAGCGTTGGCGATGCGATAAGAGAAAGTAACGTTCCTAGAGAAGAAATGTTTGTCGTTACAAAGCtttatgatgatgatcatgGTTTTGATCAGACTTTGCGAGCAGTCAACGATAGTTTAGGAAAATTGGGATTGGAATACGTGGACTTGTACCTGATGCATTCACCTGTACCTGATAAAGTTGTACCTTCGTGGAATGCAATGGTCAAACTGCAAGAGCAAGGGCTGATCAG GTCAATTGGTGTATCCAATTTTGGTATTCACCATCTTGAAGAGCTTAAAAAGCACTCAAATGTGATACCATCAGTTAATCAGATGGAAGTTCATCCTTTCTTACAAGAAAAAGATGTAGTTAACTACTGCAAGAAAGAAGGCATTGTTGTCCAGGCATACTCACCACTAACAAGAGGAAAGAAATTAGGACATCCAAGCCTGATATCACTTGGCAACAACCATGGAAAAACCACCGCTCAAATTCTACTGAGGTGGTGTGTACAGAATGGCTATGTTTGTATTCCCAAGTCCAGTCATTCATCCCGAATTGAAGAGAACGCCAACATATTTGACTTTAATTTATCTGAAGAAGAGATGAACATTTTAAATGGACTGGAAGAGGGTTTTAGGACATGCAAACCTAAAATACAGGCACCTTGGAATGGCTAG
- the LOC138047346 gene encoding palmitoyl-protein thioesterase 1-like, which yields MGRFLYCFSVVLASIIPSCFTAFNETIPAVIWHGMGDSCCNPFSMGSIKRMLEQKIPGIYVRSLMIGDSIIEDMENGYFMNANDQVKQVCDKVAFDPKLKNGYNALGFSQGGQFFRAVAQRCPTPPMLNLISFDGQHKGVYGFPHCPGENYTLCNYIRKLLNLGAYESWLQDHLAQAEYWHDPLNEKLYREKSVFLADINQEKKMNPEYKTNLMKLKNFVMVLFGKDTMVDPKETEWFGFYKPGQAKVKYTLQESPLYQKDKLGLQQMDEDKKLHFLTAMGDHLQFTDEFFDKEILPFLK from the exons ATGGGGCgatttttgtattgtttttcagttGTTCTTGCTTCTATTATCCCTTCCTGCTTTACTGCTTTCAATGAAACTATTCCTGCAGTTATTTGGCATGGCATGG GTGACTCTTGTTGTAATCCCTTCAGTATGGGCTCCATCAAGCGCATGTTAGAGCAAAAAATTCCTGGCATTTATGTTCGTTCCTTAATGATTGGCGACTCAATCATAGAG GATATGGAGAATGGGTATTTTATGAATGCAAATGATCAG gtAAAACAAGTTTGTGATAAAGTTGCATTTGATCCCAAATTGAAGAATGGATACAATGCATTGGGATTTTCACAAGGTGGACAGTTCTT TCGTGCTGTTGCCCAGCGATGTCCAACCCCCCCTATGCTCAATCTGATTAGTTTTGATGGACAGCACAAAG GTGTGTATGGGTTTCCACATTGTCCTGGTGAGAATTACACTTTATGCAACTACATCAGGAAGCTGCTGAATTTGGGAGCTTATGAAAG CTGGCTTCAAGACCA CCTTGCCCAGGCAGAATACTGGCATGACCCACTGAATGAGAAATTATACCGAGAAAAAAGTGTCTTCTTAGCTGacataaatcaagaaaaaaag ATGAACCCTGAATACAAAACAAACCTGATGAAACTTAAAAACTTTGTCATGGTGTTGTTTGGAAAAGATACCATGGTTGATCCTAAGGAGACAGAG TGGTTCGGTTTCTACAAACCTGGGCAGGCCAAAGTGAAGTACACTTTGCAGGAAAGTCCATTGTACCAAAAA GATAAGCTGGGACTTCAGCAAATGGATGAAGACAAGAAGCTGCATTTTctcacagcaatgggagatcATTTGCAGTTTACAGATGAATTCTTTGATAAAGAGATCTTGCCATTTTTAAAGTAA
- the LOC138047345 gene encoding 9,11-endoperoxide prostaglandin H2 reductase-like isoform X1, whose product MVLSRSLFRVRIVPTVRERKCLPYSWKGFFANSSLERMTNFLYFSLIFSPSLADDTCDSNRQNLNCENIRGKDNQVKLNFYSSSLPSNIMNISSTLPLNDGVKIPILGLGVYQAKSGEETRNAVAWALENGYRQIDTAARYLNEESVGDAIRESNVPREEMFVVTKLYDDDHGFDQTLRAVNDSLGKLGLEYVDLYLMHSPVPDKVVPSWNAMVKLQEQGLIRSIGVSNFGIHHLEELKKHSNVIPSVNQMEVHPFLQEKDVVNYCKKEGIVVQAYSPLTRGKKLGHPSLISLGNNHGKTTAQILLRWCVQNGYVCIPKSSHSSRIEENANIFDFNLSEEEMNILNGLEEGFRTCKPKIQAPWNG is encoded by the exons ATGGTTTTGAGCAGAAGTTTATTCCGTGTGCGGATTGTCCCAACGGTGAGAG AGAGGAAATGCCTGCCTTACAGTTGGAAAGGTTTCTTTGCTAATTCCAGTTTGGAAAGGATGACtaactttctttatttttcattgattttctcGCCCTCTTTGGCTGATGACACTTGCGATTCCAACaggcaaaatttaaattgtgAAAATATCAGAGGCAAAGACAATCAAGTTAAGCTTAATTTCTACTCCTCGTCGCTCCCATCTAACATCATGAACATCTCTTCAACGTTGCCTCTCAACGATGGCGTGAAAATCCCCATTCTTGGTTTGGGCGTATACCAAGCGAAATCAGGAGAAGAAACTCGAAATGCCGTTGCATGGGCCTTGGAAAATGGCTACAGGCAAATTGATACAGCGGCAAGATACTTGAATGAAGAAAGCGTTGGCGATGCGATAAGAGAAAGTAACGTTCCTAGAGAAGAAATGTTTGTCGTTACAAAGCtttatgatgatgatcatgGTTTTGATCAGACTTTGCGAGCAGTCAACGATAGTTTAGGAAAATTGGGATTGGAATACGTGGACTTGTACCTGATGCATTCACCTGTACCTGATAAAGTTGTACCTTCGTGGAATGCAATGGTCAAACTGCAAGAGCAAGGGCTGATCAG GTCAATTGGTGTATCCAATTTTGGTATTCACCATCTTGAAGAGCTTAAAAAGCACTCAAATGTGATACCATCAGTTAATCAGATGGAAGTTCATCCTTTCTTACAAGAAAAAGATGTAGTTAACTACTGCAAGAAAGAAGGCATTGTTGTCCAGGCATACTCACCACTAACAAGAGGAAAGAAATTAGGACATCCAAGCCTGATATCACTTGGCAACAACCATGGAAAAACCACCGCTCAAATTCTACTGAGGTGGTGTGTACAGAATGGCTATGTTTGTATTCCCAAGTCCAGTCATTCATCCCGAATTGAAGAGAACGCCAACATATTTGACTTTAATTTATCTGAAGAAGAGATGAACATTTTAAATGGACTGGAAGAGGGTTTTAGGACATGCAAACCTAAAATACAGGCACCTTGGAATGGCTAG